A region of the Coriobacteriia bacterium genome:
CGGCCAAGCGGGCTCCGATGGACCGATCCTACGCCGGCAGCGCAAGCCCACGCCGGGGGTGTCGTCGGGCTCGCGCCGGGGCGCCCTCCCCTCCCCGACCCGCTCAGCCGCCCGAGAAGACCGGCGAGATGAGGATCCGGTCGCCCTCGTGGAGCTCGTCTTCCAGGTCGATCGCCCACCCGTCGCGGCCGACGATGACCGGACGGCCTCGGTCGGCTCCGATCGCGTCGAGGAGATCGCCGACGGTCGCGCCGGGTGGGAGCTCGGCCACCTGCTCGCTGAAGCCCAGCGTATGC
Encoded here:
- a CDS encoding MoaD/ThiS family protein: HTLGFSEQVAELPPGATVGDLLDAIGADRGRPVIVGRDGWAIDLEDELHEGDRILISPVFSGG